The following proteins are encoded in a genomic region of Actinomadura sp. NAK00032:
- a CDS encoding recombinase family protein, translated as MDAGPHPNPAKAADGKRLKRLEAHPVHSLVVKWIFAQYIKQQGRGLLDIAEELTRQGIPCPSASDPVRNPHRNQLAWSKSAVRTIVGNPRYTGREIWNKQRKDEVLIDVDDVALGHTTKMRWNDRSDWIWSEYKVHDALISTEDFERAQQLRQSRARGSYSKKGNPTSRPYVFRGCLHCGYCTRKMQGNWNNQQAYYRCRFPAEYAMVNEIAHPKVVYLREAEILGEVDGWLATAFTPDRIASVIDMMAAKMTDPDAQRAADLRKQQTRCDRKLIQYRAALDAGADPAEVTGWINDVKQERARLEREAKATPRGSGISREEIADMLERTGDLAQLAINADPEDKADLYQKLGLTMTYYPQKHEVEARVIPEPPHVRSVRVRGATRPDSTWPAHSPLVAPYHILVGA; from the coding sequence GTGGACGCCGGTCCGCACCCCAACCCTGCGAAGGCCGCTGACGGCAAGCGGCTGAAGCGGCTGGAGGCACACCCGGTCCATTCCCTAGTGGTGAAGTGGATCTTCGCGCAGTACATCAAGCAGCAGGGACGCGGGCTGCTGGACATCGCCGAGGAACTTACCCGGCAGGGCATCCCATGCCCCTCCGCCAGCGACCCGGTCCGTAACCCACACCGGAACCAACTCGCCTGGTCCAAATCGGCCGTCAGGACGATCGTCGGCAACCCCCGATACACCGGCCGGGAGATCTGGAACAAGCAACGCAAGGACGAAGTCCTCATCGACGTCGATGACGTCGCCCTCGGCCACACCACCAAGATGCGATGGAACGACCGCTCCGACTGGATCTGGTCGGAGTACAAGGTTCACGACGCACTGATCAGCACCGAGGACTTCGAACGAGCCCAGCAGCTCCGGCAGTCACGAGCGCGCGGTTCCTACTCCAAGAAGGGCAACCCGACCTCGCGTCCCTACGTCTTCCGAGGATGCCTGCACTGCGGCTACTGCACGCGCAAGATGCAGGGGAACTGGAACAACCAGCAGGCCTACTACCGGTGCCGTTTCCCTGCCGAGTACGCCATGGTGAACGAGATCGCCCATCCCAAGGTCGTCTACCTGCGCGAAGCGGAGATCCTCGGCGAGGTCGACGGGTGGCTGGCGACCGCGTTCACACCGGACCGCATCGCGTCGGTTATCGACATGATGGCCGCCAAGATGACCGACCCCGATGCACAGAGAGCAGCGGACCTGCGCAAACAACAGACGCGATGCGATCGCAAGCTCATCCAGTACCGGGCTGCGCTGGACGCCGGAGCCGATCCGGCGGAGGTCACCGGTTGGATCAACGACGTCAAGCAGGAACGCGCCCGCCTGGAACGCGAGGCGAAGGCCACTCCGCGCGGCTCGGGCATCTCCCGGGAGGAGATCGCCGACATGCTCGAGCGAACCGGGGACCTGGCGCAACTGGCCATCAACGCCGACCCCGAAGACAAAGCCGACCTCTATCAGAAGTTGGGCCTGACGATGACCTACTATCCCCAGAAACACGAAGTGGAGGCCCGTGTGATTCCGGAGCCCCCACATGTGCGGTCGGTACGTGTCCGAGGGGCGACACGCCCCGACAGCACATGGCCCGCCCATTCACCGCTCGTCGCGCCCTACCACATTCTGGTTGGCGCATAG
- a CDS encoding cupin domain-containing protein, with protein sequence MSESFFILSGTMRLFDGRRWINSTSGDYAYVPVGGLHAFHNDSGEPASMSAPGYGPGVPAGRRSASTDSRLVLSCACRTTRSSRFHKCSPPITPRRRVRLP encoded by the coding sequence ATGTCGGAGTCGTTCTTCATCCTCTCCGGCACCATGCGGCTGTTCGACGGCCGGCGCTGGATCAACTCCACCTCAGGCGACTACGCGTACGTGCCGGTGGGCGGTCTGCACGCCTTCCACAACGACTCCGGCGAACCCGCCTCCATGTCCGCCCCTGGGTATGGACCAGGCGTTCCGGCGGGGCGCCGCTCAGCGAGCACGGACAGCAGACTGGTGTTAAGTTGCGCTTGTCGTACCACGCGATCATCTAGATTTCACAAATGTTCGCCGCCAATCACTCCCCGACGCCGCGTCCGCCTCCCGTGA
- a CDS encoding universal stress protein, with amino-acid sequence MPAPIVVGIDGSAHAWRALDWAADYADRRQRPLLLVHGSRALLDEGTIPPDALRRLIAEREDLLGEARRYALKFRPDIGVETRLVPADPGRTLVEQSEHADLVTVGSRGQGGFEGLLFGSVGLHVAAHARCPVLVVSRSAPYPSDAPADIVIGIEGLHGERASIEWAFEEAASRGSRILALHAVGGEFSPRRRVIEDLELAESLAGHRERHPGVAVDQMLSDRTPARALVEASENAVLVVVGARRRRGPLAGMALGRVNHTVLHHARCPVVVVPDGG; translated from the coding sequence ATGCCGGCTCCGATCGTCGTGGGAATCGATGGTTCTGCGCATGCGTGGCGCGCGCTGGACTGGGCGGCGGACTATGCCGACCGCCGTCAGCGACCGCTCCTCCTGGTGCACGGCTCGCGCGCACTGCTGGACGAGGGGACGATCCCGCCGGACGCCCTGCGCCGCCTGATCGCCGAACGCGAGGACCTGCTCGGCGAGGCCCGCCGATACGCGCTGAAATTCCGCCCGGACATCGGCGTTGAGACGCGGCTGGTGCCGGCCGACCCGGGCCGGACGCTGGTGGAGCAGAGCGAGCACGCGGACCTGGTGACGGTGGGATCGCGCGGCCAGGGCGGCTTCGAGGGCCTGCTGTTCGGGTCCGTCGGCCTGCACGTCGCCGCGCACGCCCGCTGCCCGGTGCTGGTGGTGTCGCGTTCGGCCCCGTACCCGTCCGACGCGCCGGCGGACATCGTGATCGGGATCGAGGGGCTGCACGGCGAACGCGCCTCCATCGAGTGGGCGTTCGAGGAGGCCGCCTCCCGCGGCTCCAGGATCCTCGCCCTGCACGCGGTGGGCGGCGAGTTCTCCCCGCGCCGCCGGGTCATCGAGGACCTGGAGCTGGCGGAGTCCCTGGCCGGCCACCGGGAGCGCCACCCCGGCGTCGCCGTCGACCAGATGCTCTCCGATCGGACTCCCGCCCGGGCGCTGGTGGAGGCGTCCGAGAACGCGGTGCTGGTCGTGGTCGGTGCGCGGCGCAGGCGCGGTCCCCTGGCCGGGATGGCGCTGGGGCGGGTCAACCACACGGTCCTGCACCACGCCCGTTGCCCTGTCGTCGTCGTCCCTGACGGCGGCTGA
- a CDS encoding zinc-dependent alcohol dehydrogenase family protein: protein MKAMVYHGPGDKAWEEVPEPQIVEDGDAVVRVDAVTICGTDLHILKGDVPAVTDGRVLGHEAVGTVEAVGPAVRTVKPGDQVLVSCITACGTCRFCREGRYGQCLGGGGWILGHKIDGTQAEYVRVPFADTSVHRVPEGVPVQDVLMLADILPTGYEVGVLNGAVRPGDTVAVVGAGPIGLAAIMGARLFSPSRVIAIDLADSRLEAAERFGADITVNNSRQDPLAAVRDLTGGLGADVAIEAVGVPDTFELAVTLARPGGHIANIGVHGAPAALHLEEQWIRDITITTGLVDTSSTPTLLRLVAGRQIDAARFITHHFTLDEFPKAYDVFADAAATGALKVVLTR, encoded by the coding sequence ATGAAGGCGATGGTGTACCACGGCCCTGGCGACAAGGCGTGGGAAGAGGTGCCCGAGCCGCAGATCGTCGAGGACGGTGACGCGGTCGTCCGGGTCGACGCGGTGACGATTTGCGGGACGGACCTGCACATCCTCAAGGGAGACGTGCCGGCGGTGACCGATGGGCGGGTCCTCGGGCACGAGGCGGTCGGAACGGTCGAGGCGGTGGGCCCGGCAGTGCGGACGGTCAAGCCCGGTGACCAGGTGCTGGTGTCGTGCATCACCGCGTGCGGGACCTGTCGGTTCTGCCGTGAGGGCCGGTACGGGCAGTGCCTGGGTGGCGGCGGGTGGATCCTGGGCCACAAGATCGACGGGACGCAGGCCGAGTACGTGCGGGTGCCGTTCGCCGACACCTCCGTGCACCGGGTGCCTGAGGGGGTGCCGGTACAGGACGTGCTCATGCTGGCCGACATCCTGCCGACGGGCTATGAGGTCGGCGTGCTCAACGGTGCCGTCCGTCCCGGCGACACGGTCGCGGTCGTGGGCGCCGGGCCGATCGGGCTGGCTGCGATCATGGGGGCGCGGCTGTTCAGCCCGAGCCGCGTCATCGCCATCGACCTCGCGGACAGCCGCCTGGAGGCGGCCGAGCGGTTCGGCGCCGACATCACCGTCAACAACTCCCGGCAGGATCCGCTCGCGGCCGTCCGGGACCTCACCGGCGGGCTCGGCGCGGACGTGGCCATCGAGGCGGTCGGCGTCCCCGACACCTTCGAGTTGGCGGTGACTCTGGCCCGGCCGGGCGGACACATCGCCAACATCGGCGTGCACGGCGCACCGGCCGCGCTGCACTTGGAAGAGCAGTGGATCCGGGACATCACCATCACCACGGGCCTGGTCGACACCTCCTCCACACCGACCCTGCTCCGGCTGGTCGCCGGGCGCCAGATCGACGCCGCGCGATTCATCACCCACCACTTCACCCTGGACGAGTTCCCCAAGGCCTACGACGTTTTCGCCGATGCCGCCGCAACCGGGGCGCTCAAGGTCGTCCTGACCCGCTGA
- a CDS encoding caspase family protein, whose product MRLPDADRSRVVLIGTTRYADEHLPDLPTVGQSLADLARVLTDPEDGIVPAGNCTTIMDEGDIRRLGRTLKVSMSRAEDLLLVYYAGHGLVGGKRHELYLALPDSEWGSPEFSALEYEKLRGAILDSPASSKVVILDCCFSGRVLAELMSDPVTSVLGQIDVHGTYVLTSAQRDQVALALPGEKHTAFTGRLLTLLETGIPDGPELLTIESLYQRLRAVMKAEGLPTPEKRATRTAELITLTRNRNRSAAGTPLAPPSGVVESKQTKTAWDPFRQDRGNSENEYTSFETRRRLYWIITVMLGVLGVGLIGGSLLPATAVGWRAALGAAGAFVVLLCAGFFGMARRPLRLEIGRQGIQVFARSGTSWLPWTVLDKVTIERIGGVHHVVALLEEAEIFPDFDAFGGGPRFLERTGKLDICAISILRAGRHDIARALVTYGGGLLSAEALPRPPIDMSGERWGDALATARVVEQDRHQRPVDRRFSAPEQAAVARDALMRELAVPRQGEATPHVRPWVWTPRSGGAPLTEHGRQTGVELRLSYYTNIQISQMSSVAYSPMQELPPVARTRQGQERLVWRIVASVCFLFSGIMEFGAIGAAVTGGFPDTVSAIIGNVMFGALFLTFALVLAREALIGKRKWSQRLPRP is encoded by the coding sequence ATGCGGCTGCCCGATGCCGACCGGTCACGTGTCGTCCTGATAGGCACCACGCGCTACGCGGATGAGCATCTGCCGGATCTGCCCACCGTCGGACAATCGCTGGCGGATCTGGCCCGCGTACTCACCGATCCTGAGGACGGGATCGTCCCTGCGGGAAACTGCACCACGATCATGGACGAGGGCGACATCCGTCGACTCGGCCGCACCCTCAAAGTGTCGATGTCGCGGGCCGAGGATCTGCTTCTCGTCTACTACGCCGGGCACGGCCTGGTCGGCGGGAAGCGCCACGAGCTGTACCTCGCGCTGCCCGACAGCGAGTGGGGCTCGCCCGAGTTCAGCGCCCTGGAGTACGAGAAGCTTCGCGGTGCGATCCTCGACAGCCCAGCGTCCAGCAAAGTCGTCATCCTGGATTGCTGCTTCTCCGGTCGGGTGCTGGCCGAGCTGATGTCCGATCCGGTCACGTCGGTGCTCGGGCAGATCGACGTCCACGGAACGTACGTGCTCACCTCCGCCCAGCGTGACCAGGTCGCCCTCGCCCTGCCCGGTGAGAAGCACACCGCCTTCACTGGACGGCTCCTCACTTTGCTTGAAACCGGGATCCCGGACGGACCCGAACTCCTCACGATCGAGTCTCTCTACCAACGTCTCCGCGCCGTCATGAAGGCCGAGGGCCTCCCCACTCCCGAGAAGCGCGCGACCCGGACCGCTGAACTCATTACGCTCACACGGAACCGCAACAGATCAGCGGCTGGTACGCCGCTGGCTCCCCCATCAGGAGTGGTGGAGTCGAAGCAGACGAAGACGGCCTGGGATCCGTTCCGCCAGGATCGTGGCAATTCCGAGAACGAGTACACGTCCTTCGAGACCCGCCGCCGACTCTACTGGATCATCACGGTGATGTTGGGCGTTCTCGGAGTCGGCCTGATCGGCGGATCGCTTCTCCCGGCCACCGCGGTCGGCTGGAGGGCCGCGCTCGGCGCGGCCGGCGCTTTCGTAGTCCTGCTCTGCGCTGGCTTCTTCGGCATGGCCCGAAGGCCGCTACGGCTGGAGATCGGGCGGCAGGGCATTCAAGTCTTCGCGCGGAGCGGCACATCCTGGCTGCCCTGGACAGTTCTCGACAAGGTGACGATCGAGCGCATCGGCGGAGTCCATCACGTTGTCGCCCTCCTGGAGGAGGCCGAGATTTTTCCCGATTTCGACGCCTTCGGTGGCGGTCCGCGGTTTCTGGAGCGAACTGGGAAGCTCGACATATGCGCGATCAGTATCCTTCGTGCCGGTCGCCACGACATTGCTCGCGCACTGGTCACTTACGGCGGCGGCCTTCTCAGTGCCGAAGCCCTGCCCCGTCCGCCGATCGACATGTCCGGCGAACGCTGGGGCGACGCCCTGGCGACGGCGAGAGTGGTCGAGCAGGATCGGCACCAGCGCCCCGTCGACCGGCGCTTCAGCGCCCCCGAGCAGGCGGCCGTGGCGAGAGACGCCTTGATGCGCGAGTTAGCGGTCCCCCGCCAAGGAGAAGCAACACCGCATGTCCGCCCCTGGGTCTGGACCCCACGCTCCGGCGGGGCACCACTCACTGAACATGGACGACAGACTGGTGTTGAGCTGCGCTTGTCGTACTATACGAACATTCAGATTTCGCAAATGTCCAGCGTTGCCTATTCCCCAATGCAGGAACTGCCTCCCGTGGCCCGAACCCGCCAAGGCCAAGAGCGGTTGGTCTGGAGGATTGTCGCCAGTGTTTGCTTCCTCTTCTCCGGGATCATGGAGTTCGGGGCGATTGGCGCGGCCGTTACAGGCGGCTTCCCGGATACGGTGAGCGCGATCATCGGAAACGTCATGTTCGGGGCCCTCTTTCTCACGTTCGCGCTGGTGCTCGCCCGAGAGGCCCTGATCGGCAAGCGCAAGTGGAGTCAGCGACTTCCAAGGCCCTAG
- a CDS encoding DUF4389 domain-containing protein — translation MLRWAWRVAFYGYGALATDEYPPFTLQDVPDYPARLRIDYPEQLSRGLVLVKWWLLAIPHYLVVALFTGGGIGGDGAGWSTVGLVGVLVLIAAIVLLVSTRYLRGIFDLVMGMNRWTLRVAGYIFLMTDRYPPFRLDMGGAEPASEPVSAGMRGQGR, via the coding sequence GTGCTGCGCTGGGCGTGGCGGGTGGCCTTCTACGGCTACGGCGCGCTCGCCACGGACGAGTACCCGCCGTTCACGCTGCAGGACGTGCCCGATTATCCTGCCCGGCTGCGTATCGACTACCCGGAGCAGTTGTCGCGGGGGCTGGTTCTGGTGAAGTGGTGGTTGCTGGCGATCCCGCACTACCTGGTGGTCGCCCTGTTCACCGGTGGGGGCATCGGTGGCGATGGCGCGGGATGGAGCACGGTCGGCCTGGTCGGGGTGTTGGTCCTCATTGCCGCCATCGTGTTGCTGGTCAGTACTCGTTATCTGCGCGGCATCTTCGATCTGGTCATGGGCATGAACCGGTGGACGCTGCGTGTGGCCGGCTACATCTTCCTGATGACCGACCGGTATCCGCCGTTCCGGCTCGACATGGGCGGTGCGGAGCCGGCCTCTGAACCGGTGAGCGCCGGGATGCGCGGGCAGGGACGTTAG
- a CDS encoding universal stress protein, with translation MSDPITVGADGSVPSERAVAWAADEAARHERDLRIVHAIEKWPFDIPLTTAPGEVGSLSRAGGEVLAGAERVANARRPEVPVSVELASGRAVRVLAEWSRESFELVVGHRGLGGFAGLLLGSVGLGVVRNTASPVVLVRGERKAERAEIAVGVGLEDDSAALQYAFRAAVTRNARLRVVHAWPFPEALDEPGAGGDLRRIEERARWRVIEAHAPMRERFPGVDVVEDIVQDNPAAALVTASRDVDLVVAGTRPRTGLTAPRSHAVTHALIHHAHCPVAVVPHATGA, from the coding sequence ATGTCCGATCCGATCACCGTCGGCGCCGACGGCTCGGTGCCGTCCGAGCGCGCCGTGGCTTGGGCAGCCGACGAGGCGGCCCGACACGAGCGTGACCTGAGAATCGTGCACGCCATCGAGAAATGGCCTTTCGACATACCGCTGACCACCGCACCCGGAGAGGTGGGTTCGCTGTCGCGCGCCGGCGGTGAGGTGCTCGCCGGCGCCGAGCGCGTCGCGAACGCGCGCCGCCCCGAGGTGCCGGTGAGCGTCGAGCTGGCGTCCGGACGCGCCGTGCGGGTGCTGGCCGAGTGGTCCAGGGAGTCGTTCGAGCTGGTGGTGGGGCATCGCGGCCTCGGCGGCTTCGCCGGCCTCCTGCTGGGGTCGGTCGGGCTCGGAGTCGTCCGGAACACCGCGTCCCCGGTGGTGCTGGTCCGCGGCGAGCGCAAGGCCGAGCGGGCCGAGATCGCCGTCGGCGTCGGTCTGGAGGACGATTCCGCGGCCCTGCAGTACGCGTTCCGGGCCGCCGTGACACGTAACGCGAGGCTGCGGGTGGTGCACGCCTGGCCGTTCCCGGAGGCGCTGGACGAGCCGGGGGCCGGGGGCGACCTGCGGCGCATCGAGGAGCGGGCGCGATGGCGCGTCATCGAGGCGCACGCGCCGATGCGTGAACGCTTCCCAGGCGTGGACGTGGTCGAGGACATCGTCCAGGACAACCCCGCCGCCGCCCTCGTCACCGCGTCGCGGGACGTCGATCTGGTGGTCGCGGGCACGCGTCCGCGCACGGGACTGACGGCGCCGCGAAGTCACGCCGTGACGCACGCGCTCATCCACCACGCGCACTGTCCGGTCGCGGTCGTCCCCCACGCCACCGGTGCCTGA